The Malus domestica chromosome 10, GDT2T_hap1 nucleotide sequence TAAGACAAATTTCTTTCCGTTGGAGAAATCACAGAATCGGCATTTCTAATGCTTGCAAGACATCCTTGAACTCAAAATCGTGTGTTTGTTTGTTGAACCGTTCGACCAGCTTATACCTCATGTCGTTCAAATAAAATGATTGGGTGGTCTCCACAAGCCATTTTGCCTCCGAGTCAGTGAGTTTGCTGGGGAGTACGACATCCCCTCGAATAAGCACCATGTCCTTGCTTTCTGCAAATTCGTTGTAGTAAGTCACAGCGAAGTAGGGAGAAGCTTGAGTTCCCCTCGCCTTGTAATCTTCAAGACCAGTGAAAACCATGTGTGGCATCTGTACTGCAAGAgagttttgaatcaaaacttgaTAAGACAAGCCATTATCCAactgtttagttattttaatcgGAAAACAGTTTCTTCAAACTCTTTAATTTTATAATCTCATGAGCAAGTTCTCTACTGATATGCAAGATTGCAAAATGTCACTCGTCTCGAGAGGTCCCATCTATGCTCTTCTTTGATGTTGCCACTCAGCATTGTGCAATGACAACATCAAAGACGGGCATAGATAACTCTTGACATATTAATGACAGAAACTAACAAAAGCAAGTTAAGTAGTCCTATACTGGCGCGTTATTGCTTCTACATAACATGTACAATGTTCGGTAGCGAATGTAAGATGTGCTAAAGTGATCACTAGAAAGAGTAGTAAATAGACTGGCTAGAGGCCAAACCTTGAGCAAACATTGTGGTATAACCATTTCCTCTCCACAAGGGAATGACAAAATACCGGCTGCCATGATAAACAAGTTGAAAGTTAAAACAACGGAAAGATGAAAGAAAGCAAAGGAAGACAATCGTTACGTAAACTGATTACCAATCTGCCGCTCTATGCTCCAACAGGTGatatagttttgcattcatGGATGCACCGATATGACCTCTTCCCAGGTGAAACTATATAAGACAACCCGTCTAAACGTAAATCATACTAGAAAACAATCTTGCAACGGAAGCCACATCTAGTAAGACACTAATGAAATGATAAGCAAGATCAATCGTAAATGCACATGATGCATGGTAAACGTAAATTTTAGCTCATGAGGATATCATGAAAATCAGGTTAGAAAATGACTTTACACTGCGGCCTCAAGCAGCAGACAGCTTAGATTTAACACACAGGCAATTCATATTAAGGGACAAGATAGATACAATGTAGTGGCTAGAATCTCCTTGCACCCGTGTTCGAATCCTCCTCCGGTAAGTTAGAGTAGTTCAGAATAATATCACATTatcccaaaaaaagaaaaacagtgtCTCAACCAGCACAAAAATGTGAGCTTGAAATCTTCAAGAACGAAACTTTAAAGCTATGACAACGCTAGAAATTTTACAGCTACAAGTACTGAGCAGCTTAAAGTCTTATCTTTTTTACCAATTCGATCAAATTATAGAATATTATAGCAAATGAAACAAGCTT carries:
- the LOC114827770 gene encoding uncharacterized protein, with translation MRRASRIFTLPASNLIGHSSASTGALHKHSFTTLTLQQNRQNPQQQSFPGGFLKWGSLGFLRALSFAAGFNPMKAKPLDSIIDVERVKDRSAEDIASAWDDFHLGRGHIGASMNAKLYHLLEHRAADCRYFVIPLWRGNGYTTMFAQVQMPHMVFTGLEDYKARGTQASPYFAVTYYNEFAESKDMVLIRGDVVLPSKLTDSEAKWLVETTQSFYLNDMRYKLVERFNKQTHDFEFKDVLQALEMPIL